In the genome of Parus major isolate Abel chromosome 2, Parus_major1.1, whole genome shotgun sequence, one region contains:
- the PRELID3A gene encoding PRELI domain containing protein 3A isoform X1: MKIWSSEHVFGHPWDTVIKAAMRKYPNPMNPCVVGVDVLDRSLDNQGRLHSHRLLSTEWGLPSIVKAILGTSRTLTYIEEHSVVDPVEKKMELCSTNITLTNLVSVDERLVYTPHPENPEKTVLTQEAIITVKGISLSSYLESLMANTISSNARKGRDALEWVISKLNTELEELKSTREGIKPAMAAASTEK, encoded by the exons ATGAAGATCTGGAGCTCGGAGCACGTGTTCGG ACATCCCTGGGATACTGTGATCAAAGCTGCTATGAGAAAGTACCCCAACCCCATGAATCCATGTGTGGTTGGAGTAGATGTCCTTGACAGGAGCCTGGATAACCAGGGGAGGCTGCACAGTCACCGTCTTCTCAGCACTGAATGGGGATTGCCCAGTATTGTCAAAGCG atATTAGGAACAAGTAGAACTCTGACTTACATAGAGGAACATTCTGTGGTAGATCCAGTGGAAAAGAAGATGGAGCTTTGCTCCACTAAT ATTACGCTCACAAACCTGGTGTCTGTTGACGAGAGACTGGTTTACACTCCTCATCCAGAGAACCCAGAAAA GACTGTGCTAACTCAAGAAGCAATTATTACTGTTAAAGGCATTAGCTTGAGCAGTTATCTGGAAAGTTTGATGGCAAACACAATATCTTCTAATGCCAGAAAG GGTCGGGATGCCCTGGAGTGGGTGATCAGCAAACTAAACACAGAACTAGAAGAGCTGAAGTCCACACGCGAAGGGATCAAACCAGCCATGGCAGCAGCgtccacagaaaaataa
- the PRELID3A gene encoding PRELI domain containing protein 3A isoform X2, with the protein MKIWSSEHVFGHPWDTVIKAAMRKYPNPMNPCVVGVDVLDRSLDNQGRLHSHRLLSTEWGLPSIVKAILGTSRTLTYIEEHSVVDPVEKKMELCSTNITLTNLVSVDERLVYTPHPENPEKTVLTQEAIITVKGISLSSYLESLMANTISSNARKGWDAIEWIIQNSESALS; encoded by the exons ATGAAGATCTGGAGCTCGGAGCACGTGTTCGG ACATCCCTGGGATACTGTGATCAAAGCTGCTATGAGAAAGTACCCCAACCCCATGAATCCATGTGTGGTTGGAGTAGATGTCCTTGACAGGAGCCTGGATAACCAGGGGAGGCTGCACAGTCACCGTCTTCTCAGCACTGAATGGGGATTGCCCAGTATTGTCAAAGCG atATTAGGAACAAGTAGAACTCTGACTTACATAGAGGAACATTCTGTGGTAGATCCAGTGGAAAAGAAGATGGAGCTTTGCTCCACTAAT ATTACGCTCACAAACCTGGTGTCTGTTGACGAGAGACTGGTTTACACTCCTCATCCAGAGAACCCAGAAAA GACTGTGCTAACTCAAGAAGCAATTATTACTGTTAAAGGCATTAGCTTGAGCAGTTATCTGGAAAGTTTGATGGCAAACACAATATCTTCTAATGCCAGAAAG GGGTGGGATGCTATTGAGTGGATAATTCAAAATTCTGAAAGCGCTCTAAGCTAG